GTGCCTTTTCAGTCGTGTAACTTTGCCCTGTGAAGTTCTTCCGTAAATAAGGAAGATATTTAGATGATCCCATTTAGGTAAGCCACCCAGCTAGGTCACTGGGCCAATTAACATATAACAATTTGCACAAAATATTGTTCAGAAACAAATCATGCAATATAATACAATAGTTTAGAAATAAACGAAATAGATAATCAGTTTTGTAAGATTGTTTACGTTGTGAAAGTTTGTACGGATGGTAAAAGTAGGTATTTGTAAAAGGAAGTCAAAAATATAAACTTTCTTTCTGCTTTTATTAATTTCCTCTTTCCTTATATAGCCATGGATTACGATTACACTATATACATAGACACATTGAATTTTGTTCTTTAATTAACAAAGCTTTTTTCACAATGTTTATGCATTGATATGCACTGTTGTtcattctgtatttattttacgatcagAGATTTTCAATGAGTATAATGACGATATTAGAGCAAGCGTCGTAATAACCTTTAATATTGTTGGACATTTAATCAGTGTCAGTCAAGTCAAAAATTCCAAGAAGTCATCAATTATTGATTACATGAAATATGACTATTTGTCATTAAAATGATATACCATATTTAAGAATAAATTTATTCGGCAAAATACGGTTAAAATCACATATCCGAACGTATCTTATTTTTTGTGAATCCATTTTTCTTACTAATGTTACCTAAAAATATTTCGAAGATATGCTTAACGAAATTTCACTCTTGATTTTGCATTTATTCTAACTTCTTCACGAGCAACTTTTTTGAAAACCATCATCCCCATACCTTAAGATCAAATACACTAAATGTTttacaataattaaatatcttaTCACTTGCATTATGTCACAACCAATTTTTATCGTTGTAAACTAATGCAGACTCCTAAAACACGTTATAAGTGTTTTCACAAAATGTTATCAGAAAGCGTTTATAGAAAAAGATTTCAAAAACTTTGATATGCTTTAGCTAGCCTTTGGTTTATAACACTCCTTTCTTCTATTGACGTGAATGTTCTCTTCGACTTTGTTTTTCCGTTTGTCGAAAAGATAAGCCTCGAAGAAGAATTTTCCAAATAGGATTAAATAACTGAAGTAGATGGCAAaaccaaatataaaatttttacgcGTAGTATAGCATTCAAGTCCACAACTTTCTCGATAATAGTAAGCCGCAATAGTTGCAACGCAACCAATCACCATTTGCAGCAGCTGCATCGTAGTAATCATCATGGCAAAGCCTTTTGGTAATTTGTATTGCATTGCTTTCAAAGTATAATAAGAATACATCCAGGAATGAACAAAGTAGTTCATTACGGCATACCACCTTGTGGCTGCTGTAGTCTCCGCATATGTGAACCAAGAGTAAAGAACAACGGTTAAATGATGGTAAAAATGTAGAAATATCAATGGTTGCTTTCGTAATACGATGAAAATCGTATCGCCAAATTCTGGGATCTTTGATAGGATAAATACCCATGTCCAAAAGCCACAAACATGATCTTGGAAAAAGTTGctgaaaagaaaataattccaTTCTTATTGTATATCATAAATTAACATATTTAAAATATCGATTCATTTTGTGAATATGACATTTAAATCAAAGCCATGTATTATGTTCCATACAATGAAACAATAAGAACTTTGTTATTTTGATTTGGAAATATAATCATACAATGTGTATAGTATAGGTCGATATGTTGCGAATTGGTAGACATAACTGATTATATCAATCGATAAAACTCATTTCAGATACAAATTTATACGTGAAATGTTTTTAGAGAATTATTATAAGAATAATATCGTAAACAActattaaaaatgtatttccTATTTCACTAACGCTTTCCATATATCAATGTTCACTAAATACCAAGCGTaagaaattatttcatataacaattcatttcattaataatgtttcattaacaattattttttaaaatcgcCATTCAcctgaaaatatattaaaaggTAAAAATATGAAAGTAGCATTACCTAGGTATGCAAATACTGTGGTAAAACCCATGGTGTCTCAATGTAGAGAACATTTCCGGTGCTGTTCTAGAAAATCCGATAATGGAGAACACTGCAAGCAATCCACTCCATAATGCAAGCGGACCCTTCAAATCAAACTTTGGTCTACTCGACATGTAATATTTCCCGCCAAAAATTAGGATCACGTAAATAATACAGCAGTAGTAGCAGTACTGAAAATTGTTTTGGAGCCATATTTGAGTATCTGGATAAAAGTAGTTTTTTTCAAAGTTGAAGACAAGCGAGTAGGTAGGCTCAATGATCTGCGGAGAATCCTCTTTATTCATCATTTTTTTTACATCCACTGGTCGCAATTAAAGAAAATACGCAGTCCTTCGCCTACGTTAGCAATTCACTAAAACGTAAGAAGAAGAACTGTTAACATTTTCTGTTAAAACtatggaaattgaaatatttaataaatgatgTATTAAAaccaatgtaaaataaaataaagtaataagacaatacaaaataataaattagttCTTTTTGTCTAtcgtatttaattaaaatttaatataatgcaTTGTTGATGTTGTTCTGTTTTTATGAGCTTCGTCATTCATCCGAATTTGTTACGTTGttaatgtttaattacagcAGGATTTGAATTTTTTGTACATTTTCCAGTAGTACTTTGATTGATTGTAGTAGTTTGATTGTTCTGACAATATCGgacagaaaagaaaaacaaatattaaataaacaaatataaattcACATTTGATTCTTAGGTGTGTTCCACGTTAGGTGTTACTTTCTCAAAAACTATAATATGCCGGAAACTTTTTAACAAAAACTTACAATTTTCGTGTTTTCATGAATAGATAAAATAACGGTTGAATAATAGTTTGATCTGATAAAGGTCTTCAAACAATGCGATTGACATAGATACCCCTAATTTAGGCAAACAATGTATGATGAGGTGGTAACATAAAATACGTAATTAGAAAGTTATGTTCCAATCACAATCACATAATTGCTACACTCGCCGTTGAACAAtataaaatcttaaaaaaagTTATGATGCCGatgaaaataagaaatttgaaatatttttaatttcgatAAAATGCAAAATATCGATTCGCAGCTTCGTAAACAATGATATGATACGAAATAAGACCTGAAAGTGTGCACTTCATATGTAGTATATCATTGATTTGTCTATTTACATAACGTGTGTTATATAGCACAAACCACAAAAGGAACTATTCACATAAAAAATTTTTTAGAAAACTAAGAAAATGATTGAAATGTGCATATTTATATGATATCTGTATCTTTAACTTAAATGTAACGAATTGTTATTTTTTACATGAAATTTGTTTTCAAATCGGTAttcaaaataataaatcaattaatataattttagtaCTTAATTCAAATTTAGAAATTAAGTcaataacttattaattaattggtAAATTAATTACTAAAGCAAGTTATTCATCATTGTCATATTTAGCTATGGAAAACCTTGGCTTTCGATTTTAGAGGATACACTAAACTTTTAAAAATGAAGCGTTCATTTCTGaatcaaaaaataaaattcgatgATAATAATTTCGGTCCATACCAATTTCTTTCCCTCGAGGCAATGATCGACGCCGTTAGTGAGTTCGAGTGTATATATTCCTTAGACGAAATCAGCAAAAATCGATTTTAATCTGCGCTGAATTCTTATACAAATAACATATACAAATAATCAACCAAGGAAGATTGTCACTGATGATTAGTGATTAACTATCATCACACGCAGCGTGTCGTACAGTGTGCAGTGTCGCACTTCCTACTCGAAATAAAACATACTCCTTTGGAATTGTTAACGATAAAAAGCTTGCGCAATTTGCAAAAAGCAGTACGATCATGCAAATTAATACACTTGTATTCGACGTTATTCCATTTATTTCTTACTTTTCTTGTTTCTAGGGACAAGTTGTCGCTAGAGGATTCTAAAAAGATATAGTTTCTACTTTATAGttactatttaaaaaatattgtttatataTTGAATGTTTATTAACATATGTCTTACATCAACTGGCGTTTTTTGCGTAATAGCATACATCATTTACATTTTTTACTGATAGCTAACAATAGATATATACACTAGGTAAAAATAGCACGATATTTGTTTCTACGTCTAATAACTATCAAATATTGTTCCCGAATTTGAAAGATAACAAAGATTTTATTTATGCAGAACAAAAATGTATGAGGAAATTGAAGTCTAAATAACACAAATTATATTCAAATGTCAAAGGAATTAATAGTGGGATAGTAccaataaaaattgtattaacAGATGcacgtatgtatacatattaaaatatctaCATTAAAGAAACATTTAGTTATGTCCTAAAACTGCAAACAAAAAAGAATgtgattttgtcattaccacctaatagtaaaatccgcaatcacttagttgccaacctaatatgaTAATGACATAGTTAACCTTCTTACTTTCTATATGTGCCCATCTGCAGGGAatagctagaaaaatttaccgaatgtccagctggacaaattgtaaagtacaaattaaataaaaaaaaaaatctataGAGAAGTTAATAACACAGAAATAAAATGATCTTAAATAGCAACAGGCtatctataatattatattgACACGAAGATGTATTGTCGCCAACATACCTCTACTGGACAAGGTTAtgcaaaaaaggaaataaaagatatGTAAAATGATTAGGATCCGATACCTCTCATAACTCATGGATAAACAAaactatatattttaatttaagtaAAGAGACTTATTACTACTCCGTGTCTTTATTTTTTTAGCAATATCCACAAAATTGATGTTGTATATGTACATCTGTAGCCATCGATAACAGCAAAGAATGTATACACAGATTACTAAAATTAAAGATGTATATAGATAATTGTACAAAATGATGTCTATATAAATGTACATGTACATGTTTAAATGTAGATGTTTAAATGCAAATATAAACGTTTGAATGTATGTTAGATGCACGTCTGCCTATATACAtccttaattttattaattcatttttCCACGATATATTGAGTCAAATTCGACACGTACCCcaataaattaatgttttgaATATATCCAAGATACACATTTTCACGTACAAAGGTTTGTTGCATTTAACGCTTTATTTAACTCCGCAAATTCTCAAGGACTATAGAAATTCGGTCTGGCAATCAGTCGTTCAGCACGGTCTCAACGCGTGGCTAATTTCACGTCTGTATGGTTGCGCAAATTGCCCATTGTTTTACCAAAGATCACGTTATTCATTAATTTAAACAAATCTTTCGAAAAATCCCTCACAGCGTTCGTATGAATGCTGATACTTAAATCGATGCAATCCCGCAATCACCGCGATTGTTGAAATTAAAGAATACGATGTACACTTCCCAATTTCAATCTCGTGTCTTAAACACTGCGACAAATAACGATGGTTGATTATATATCGAGTTTGTCGATAATATGGCAGTTATAACGAAACCGACTTTTTATTCCGCTATTTCTTCTCGTGGCTGGGATAGAAATGTCATTCGCTCGCAATTGATAATATAGATGTCTAATTCATTTTGCGAAATAAAACAGTGAGGTAACTGAAAAAAGGGAGAATAAATGTTATAGTACCTCGCGATGGTgacatattatttatatcaatgAGCGCTAATTTGCATTGATACATAGCAAATTATATGCCAGCAAAATAATCTTCAATGAATAGCAAATTGACATGCTTCCGCAATTAGATGAAGTGATACGTACTCTTCATTTTCCCATCTGTGAACGTTTATAGATATATCGTTACATTTCTTAAATTTGCTAATTTGATTCAGCGACATAGGCAGTTGAATGCCATCGGTACAAAGTACGTTAGAGCAGTGTAGGTACGATAACTGTCGGTATGAATATTCGCTAATTGGACAAAAGTCCGCAACGACAGACTAAAAGAAACATGCGTCACATTTGATATTGATAACTGATCTTTGAAATTGTACTATCCAAGGTAAGGAAAGATTGCAAACTTCACAAAAAGGTTGATGCTTGTTGCAATTTATCAACAGGTGCAATATCTTTGAAAGAGCCCGACTGTTGTCTCGTTCTTGAAACTCCTGTTGTAATGTCCCTCAAATAACACTTGCATAAATCGTATGATCTGTATAGTTCATGTTTCCGTGTGCTGAAACTGTTCACTGTGATCTCATTTCGTAACACAAACTCAGTTTCAAATACTACATTCActttcaaaataaaatattcatgtcCGTTACGTAACTGATGGCGCGATTCGATATGCTCTGTGTTAATAATGCTAGTTAAAGCCACGTGCGAGATGTGACTCGTTAAAAGGTTCAAAGTCTAATCTGCGTATAACTGATATTGAATATTTTGCGCTAACAGATAGTTTATTCTTCAATTTATCCTGATATTTGTTAGATAAGCtgtaatattgtagtatcgtggacaaattgCATAAGAAATATCGGATGAATCATAAACAACGTTGCGAGAAAACCTAAATGTCAACAGGACAAAAGGGTCTGGAAACTTTAATGAGTCGAACagcccatcaatgtgtcgtccgTCCTTCAGTCGAATAGTTACGCGGGAGAAGCCCTACGTGACCATGACCGCGGACGGTTAcggaacacatgcgtggtggggctatgagagaagacaaagggatgcttaaGGGAGAAGGACGAATTAACAAGCAGTCGTAAGTTGAGAGTCGAGATATGGGGAATCGTTAACTAAGAGTCGAGTTGTGAGGAGTCGAGAGTTGAGTTGCCAAGTTGTTATGAGTTGTCTATAACTAAGTAGAATATGGTTCTCCTATCGTTATTAATGTACGCTAATACTTCAAGTTTCTTTCACCTTTATTACTTATCTTTTACACATTTCAAAAATTGTATGTCCTCATTCTTTAATTAGATTGATGAAACCAAACCAGGTAAAAGAAAGTATAATCGAGGAAGGATGATTTGAGGGCACTGGCTGCTTGGAATCATCAATACACATACAGATGATTGCTGGATTGATAATCAATTCTCATCTCTGTTACTAAAAAATATGTTACCATTGGTTCAGAGATACATACCAATAGTTTTAAAAGCTGCAGTAGGTTAGCAACAGAGTGCTATATACATAAAACTGTTAATCACActattgaatttatatatagatTGAATCAGTGAACATATATAGTGAAttgtaaaaatagaaaacaaaTTAGATTTAAATTAAGATAGATTAAATCCCCTCCCGATAGCCGGTGAAGTTAATGAAAAGGGAAAAAGTGTTATACGCAATTCTTTTATTGCAGCACTAGATGAGGCTCACACCTAACATATTGAAACAGAATGATGACCAGTAAAACAATGGTTTGGAGGAAAATCAGGCTACCACGATGAAGAATTTGGCAAACGCctatatgaatatttcaagCGATTTTGTAACCATCATAAAGTagacaaaatgttatttttaattgGTGCAATAAAAAAAGagtaaacatttaaaaattaaaataaaaatgaaatatagaacTAGATGAAATTTCTGAAGAGCTACATCCTCTCCAATTTCcacaatttttaaatatgttgtaaAGCTCTACCTTTGGACAATTTGCTCCTATACATATAACCGACCGTAGGTTTTACTTTCCAAGGTATCTACGATTCGTAAATTCTGCCTATAATTGTGCTCCCGTATCAGCGTGTGTGTTAGAATTGGTTACCAGCCACCTCACGGCTGGCGAGGAAAACATGTTTgcagatttatttattttaaaaacaatgagaaattaaaacaattagtttcacttaaaatttcataattttatctTCATAATCCTATATCTAATCACAGAATCAAACAGGAATAGTATGTATGGATTTCGAAGCgcctaaatgttataaatttgtaaaaaaatatgtttttaaaTTAACCTGGTAAAATCTAAATTGGAAACTATAGAAACGTTAACTACCCCCTGATTTCGACGatttttaaacatattatagatataaacattttgaagaattttttatacatatataaccgACGGTTGGCTTTAGTTTGCGAGATGTCCGCGGAAAAGAGCCGATGCCACTACAATAAATTCTGCTTATACTTATGCGTCTATCGCAGCATACGGATCAGTTTGGTTACTAAATGTCGGTCACTTATCTTCTGTTTGTAAATGATTATCAAGCAAGCTTAAAGGCCTCGTAAAGCAACGTATTTATATATGCGGGATTTTGGTTTGAGTTAGATTTCTCAATGCGGTCACCACAAGGCAGCTTGCGTGAAATTGTAacaaattaattacaaaaaaaaataggcaaatgaataattgatattattttatgcAACAGAATAATCATTATTAATTTACGCAAGCGTTGACAATCACCTCGCAACAACCGGATTGGAAAGTCTAACCTAAATCTAAAGCCAATATATTGTTAATATTCGCTTTTAATTGTTATGATGGACATTTCTTGCACTTTCACAAATGGAATTGTGCACAACTCCCAACCGCAAGATAACTAGCCGGCGACCAGTAACGAATACAGACGCAGTCGCTGCCACAGCGTACATCTATAGGCAGAGATACACTGTGTTGGGCCAACAGTTTTTCATGAATATCTTCAACTTAGCAAGTTCattccttatatatatatataggaaaaCATTGTTCGTCTTGACCGCTGCACAATTTGGAATTGGAATCCATTTGGAATGGACTAAAAAGTGGATATTCGTGGCCGAAATCAAAATTCACAACttcaatatacaaatattttttgagATGTGAAATTTTAAGTAAAAGTAATTGTTTTAATTACTCATTATATTATCAATACTCAATATATACATCAAAATAGAGACAATACATCAAACAACAAATAAGTTATGACAAAATTATATTCTCGAACTATATTTTAGTATTTATTTGCAAACAATCTTATTTCAGTTGAACAGGGTTGGTGAAAGGTTTGAGGATTACCAGACGACATATGGCTATTGAAAGTGAAAAGATTTTTCTATATTACTGAGGGAAAAATTCCGAACCAGT
This genomic stretch from Bombus affinis isolate iyBomAffi1 chromosome 16, iyBomAffi1.2, whole genome shotgun sequence harbors:
- the LOC126925945 gene encoding elongation of very long chain fatty acids protein 6-like, encoding MMNKEDSPQIIEPTYSLVFNFEKNYFYPDTQIWLQNNFQYCYYCCIIYVILIFGGKYYMSSRPKFDLKGPLALWSGLLAVFSIIGFSRTAPEMFSTLRHHGFYHSICIPSNFFQDHVCGFWTWVFILSKIPEFGDTIFIVLRKQPLIFLHFYHHLTVVLYSWFTYAETTAATRWYAVMNYFVHSWMYSYYTLKAMQYKLPKGFAMMITTMQLLQMVIGCVATIAAYYYRESCGLECYTTRKNFIFGFAIYFSYLILFGKFFFEAYLFDKRKNKVEENIHVNRRKECYKPKAS